The Chitinophaga flava genome has a segment encoding these proteins:
- a CDS encoding TolC family protein: MKYYVLSLLLLAAMAYPRPSSGQPRSDSMTLADIWELAAIFNRQIKMQQQQLDGSTENVQAALDSRLPVIEVNGVYSRLSNMPLYTEGVMHAPTQFPITHEHYSAGSNLYLNLYNGGKTNREIAMARMGKMISQEQLHLTIAEIRYKTAVYFLELYRHQQFKSLLEQDIRASEHQLNEIRQLYKNGIVLKSDVLREEVKISNQQLSLTEAEDNISICTRKLNIMLGRPDGQHLCPLVEPPVNFSPAPDTSSSEAYEYKLALNHSNLGAIRLNQAKAAPLPTIGFFAEYNYSYPQTAYYPYSITPYSWGQTGVKIVVPVSSLYMNRHKTREAYIRLQQQQTAVADIQDNMQQEIQTAWLHYQEAIRQTAVARQNILHATESLRILRNSYFNQQSLLSDLLDAENQLLQSRFNLTTAQVKVQQQHYLILRLTGKI, from the coding sequence ATGAAGTACTATGTTTTAAGTCTGCTACTATTGGCCGCCATGGCTTATCCGCGGCCAAGCTCCGGGCAGCCCCGCTCCGACTCCATGACACTGGCCGACATATGGGAACTGGCAGCCATATTCAACCGGCAGATAAAGATGCAGCAACAACAACTCGATGGCAGTACCGAAAATGTACAAGCCGCCCTCGACAGCCGTCTGCCTGTGATTGAAGTGAACGGCGTGTATTCACGTTTATCGAATATGCCGCTGTATACAGAAGGCGTAATGCATGCCCCCACTCAATTTCCGATTACACATGAACATTACAGCGCCGGTAGTAACCTCTATCTCAATCTTTACAATGGTGGCAAAACCAACCGGGAAATTGCCATGGCGAGAATGGGAAAAATGATTTCCCAGGAACAACTACATCTTACTATCGCTGAGATCCGGTACAAAACAGCCGTGTATTTTCTTGAGCTGTATCGTCACCAACAGTTCAAATCCTTACTGGAACAGGATATCAGAGCCAGTGAGCATCAGCTGAACGAAATCCGCCAGCTGTATAAAAACGGTATCGTGTTAAAAAGTGATGTGCTCCGCGAAGAAGTTAAAATCTCCAACCAGCAGTTATCATTGACCGAGGCAGAAGATAACATCAGCATCTGTACCCGTAAACTGAATATCATGCTGGGAAGGCCGGATGGCCAGCATCTCTGTCCGCTGGTGGAACCTCCGGTTAATTTCTCACCAGCACCAGATACCAGCAGCAGTGAGGCTTATGAGTATAAGCTGGCGCTGAACCACAGCAACCTTGGTGCCATCAGGCTTAACCAGGCCAAGGCGGCCCCTTTGCCAACAATTGGTTTCTTTGCGGAGTACAACTACAGCTACCCGCAAACAGCCTACTATCCTTATTCTATCACACCCTATTCCTGGGGGCAGACAGGCGTTAAAATCGTTGTGCCTGTATCCTCGCTTTACATGAACCGGCATAAGACCCGGGAAGCCTATATAAGGCTCCAACAGCAACAAACTGCGGTAGCAGATATACAGGATAATATGCAACAGGAAATACAAACCGCGTGGCTGCATTACCAGGAGGCGATCCGGCAGACAGCAGTTGCCCGGCAGAATATCCTGCATGCCACTGAAAGTTTGCGTATCCTGAGAAACTCCTATTTCAACCAGCAGTCACTGCTGAGCGATCTGCTCGACGCAGAAAACCAATTGCTGCAGTCCAGGTTCAACCTCACCACGGCACAGGTCAAAGTACAACAACAACATTATCTCATACTCAGATTAACAGGAAAAATATGA